From a region of the Lactuca sativa cultivar Salinas chromosome 4, Lsat_Salinas_v11, whole genome shotgun sequence genome:
- the LOC111892269 gene encoding mitogen-activated protein kinase kinase kinase 20, which produces MDSVLKKGNEKKRSLISSESWVVNDERKRRKQEHEVLEQSKYGDGMAWFRGCLIGKGCFGSVFLANLKKPKSRYSSYPPIMAVKSAEVSVSSSIQNEREVLNNLRGCRNVIRCFGEEITTGENGQMVYNLLLEYGSGGTLADLIKKSGQNGLPESDVKRHTRSILHGLRHIHHNGYVHCDLKPENILLIGSSSNGDFTAKIGDLGLAKRAKQSKKSKVVRYQRGTPIYFSPELQTDGVQEAPSDIWAFGCIVLEMFTGKPPWNSNMETNNDESPSIPSSISREGRSFLKSCFSRKACFRWTAEMLLAHTFLEGVGDDDDDEDVKVKELGEVLDINGICSSIMSDDDDDEMSMLSFSDGLSYFSEDELHCWSEEDVSCFSVEENGTTVPLNEVHQYPFTFSISSGV; this is translated from the coding sequence ATGGATTCGGTTTTGAAGAAAGGGAATGAGAAAAAGAGGAGTTTAATCAGTTCCGAGAGTTGGGTCGTGAACGATGAGAGAAAGAGAAGGAAGCAAGAACATGAGGTGCTTGAACAGAGCAAGTATGGCGATGGAATGGCATGGTTTAGAGGTTGTTTGATTGGTAAAGGGTGTTTTGGGTCTGTATTCCTTGCGAATTTGAAGAAACCCAAATCGAGATACAGCTCTTACCCACCAATTATGGCTGTGAAATCGGCTGAGGTCTCTGTTTCTTCTTCAATTCAAAACGAGAGAGAGGTTTTGAATAATCTGAGAGGGTGTCGTAATGTGATCAGATGTTTTGGGGAAGAGATTACAACCGGAGAGAATGGACAAATGGTGTACAATTTGCTGCTGGAGTATGGCTCCGGAGGAACCCTAGCTGATCTCATCAAAAAATCCGGTCAAAATGGGTTGCCGGAATCGGATGTCAAACGTCATACTAGGTCAATTCTTCATGGATTACGTCATATACATCATAACGGGTATGTCCACTGCGATTTAAAACCTGAAAACATTCTACTCATCGGTAGTTCCTCTAATGGTGATTTCACGGCTAAAATTGGCGATCTGGGGTTAGCAAAAAGGGCAAAACAGAGCAAGAAAAGCAAAGTCGTCCGTTATCAGAGAGGCACCCCGATATATTTTTCACCGGAACTTCAAACCGATGGCGTCCAAGAGGCTCCGTCTGATATCTGGGCATTTGGGTGCATCGTGCTGGAGATGTTCACCGGAAAACCTCCATGGAACTcgaacatggaaaccaacaacGACGAATCACCTTCAATTCCGAGCAGTATATCAAGAGAAGGGAGAAGTTTCTTGAAGAGTTGTTTCTCGAGGAAAGCTTGTTTTAGATGGACGGCTGAGATGCTTTTAGCTCATACTTTTCTGGAAGGAgtcggtgatgatgatgatgatgaagatgttaAAGTTAAAGAGTTGGGTGAGGTTTTGGACATAAATGGAATTTGTTCGTCAATCATgtctgatgatgatgatgatgagatgAGTATGTTGTCGTTTTCAGATGGGTTGAGTTATTTTTCTGAAGATGAACTCCATTGTTGGTCTGAAGAAGATGTTTCTTGTTTTTCTGTAGAAGAAAATGGTACCACTGTACCATTGAATGAAGTACATCAATACCCTTTTACTTTCTCCATTTCTTCAGGAGTTTAG